From the Candidatus Methylacidithermus pantelleriae genome, the window GACGGCTTCTCGATGACCCTCGGAAAGATCATCGACCACACCAACCTCCATCCCGTGGTCGAGGAGCACTTCCACACAGACGCTCCCAATATACCCAGCACCCCCCGTGACAAGAACTTTCACGCTACCGAGAGGATCTAGGCGCACCACCCGCCAAGCGTCAAGCTCAAGCGAGCGATCTTTTGCCCTGCCGAAAAGAAGGGCTCGTGCGAGGAAACGTTACCTCCTCGACACATGCACTCCCGGAGCCCCACGCAACTCTGGAAACATCCCGGTTGCTCTTGCTTATTCCTTCAGGTTGAGGGAAAGCAAAAACTCTACATTATTCCGGGTCTTCTTTAGTTTCTCCAGCAAAAGCTCCATGGCTTCCACCGGGGGAACCGAGGTCAGGGCTCGCCGTAGCATATGAATCCTGGGAAGCTCATCCGGATGGTAGAGAAGCTCTTCCTTTCGGGTCCCAGACTTGGGGATATTAATCGCGGGATAGATTCTCCGATCCACAAGGGCCCGATCCAGGTGGATCTCCATATTGCCCGTTCCCTTAAACTCCTCGAAAATGACCTCATCCATCTTCGAACCCGTGTCGATAAGGGCCGTCGCCAGGATGGTAACACTACCTCCCTCCTCCAGGTTCCGAGCAGTCGCGAAAAAGCGCCTGGGTTTGTGGAGCGCGTTGGCATCGACCCCGCCCGTGAGGATTTTGCCACTATGAGGCTGGAGCGTGTTGTAGGCACGAGCCAGCCGGGTGAGAGAATCCAACAGGATGACCACATCCACCCTGGTTTCGGCCAGCCGCTTGGCTCGCTCAATCACCATTTCAGCCACTTGCACATGGCGTTCTGGAGTTTCGTCGAATGTTGAGCTGATGACCTCCGCCCTAACCGACCGTTCCATGTCGGTAACCTCCTCCGGACGCTCGTCGATCAGGAGCACAATGAGATAAGCATCCGGATGGTTTTCAGCGATCGCATTGGCAATCTTTTGAAGAAGGACTGTTTTCCCGGTCCGTGGCGGCGCTACGATAAGTCCGCGCTGCCCAAATCCAATCGGCGCTACAAGATCCACCACCCGCATGGAAAGATCTCCAGACTTGCCTTCAAGAAAGATGCGCCGATTGGGG encodes:
- the rho gene encoding transcription termination factor Rho — encoded protein: MQEGQGELEVGSGRELSKEGALSPSPETGVQGMGGSLGANAGGLSEAQKGALAANDGNSPAGAVEVSGGPALDLGALQRLSFGELQKKAAEYQIENPGLLRKHELIFEILRRHAQRNGAIWGEGVLEILQEGYGFLRSPHYNYFPCPEDIYVSPSLIRRYGLKKGNLVSGPIRPPKDKERYFSLLQVDKVEGDDPEKVRGRIFFDNLTPLFPNRRIFLEGKSGDLSMRVVDLVAPIGFGQRGLIVAPPRTGKTVLLQKIANAIAENHPDAYLIVLLIDERPEEVTDMERSVRAEVISSTFDETPERHVQVAEMVIERAKRLAETRVDVVILLDSLTRLARAYNTLQPHSGKILTGGVDANALHKPRRFFATARNLEEGGSVTILATALIDTGSKMDEVIFEEFKGTGNMEIHLDRALVDRRIYPAINIPKSGTRKEELLYHPDELPRIHMLRRALTSVPPVEAMELLLEKLKKTRNNVEFLLSLNLKE